TTGTCATGATGGTAAAGCGTAGCGACTACATCTTTTACCTGGTCTGTTAAAAATGCTCCGCCTATTTTTAATGTGAAATTCTCATAGTTTTCATCGGGAAGTGTTTCAACACGGACATCCCAAAGTGTCTCTTTGTTGATTTTAAACAGCTCAACACTTCTAAAAATACCAGACAGCCACCACATATCCTGGTCTTCTATATAAGTTCCATCAGAAAATTGGTAGACTCTAACGGTAAGACGATTACTGCCCACTTTTACGAATTCTGTGATATCGAATTCAGACGGTAATCTTGAAACTTTACTAAAACCGGCATGCTGTCCATTTACATATAGATCAAATGCAGAATCTACGCCATTGAATTTTAAAATAAGCGCTTCACCATCTGCTAAGTCGGAAACAACAAGCTCTCTAAAATAGATACCCGTTGGATTTTCCTGCGGTACAAATGGTGGATTGATAGCAAACGGATACAAAACGTCTGTATAATGCATGTTGCCGTAGCCCTTAATTTGCCAGCTTGAAGGCACTTCCATATCGTTTAAACTGTCGATGCCGAAGTCTTCTTTTTCAAAGCCTTTCGGTGAAAGCTCAGGTGCATCTACAAATAAGAACTTCCATACGCCATCTAGTAATGTATAGCCAATACTATTTTCTTTCGTAAATGTTTGTGCGTTTTCTTTCGTTTCATATCTATAAAAATCAGCATGTGCGGGAAGTCTATTGATGCCCGTTATCCTGATATCTTCCCACCTCTTCATTTCGCGACGCATATTATCTTCCTCCATATAATACTATTTTGGTATTTCTTACTTAACAGAACCACTGATTCCTTCAACAATGTACTTTTGCGCAAATAGGAATATCACAACTGGTGGAACGATCATGACTAAAGTAATCGACATAATCGGTAGAATTTGGAGATCATGAACTCCTTTAAATGCTGCTAATCCTAGTGCTAATGTATATTTCGATTGATCTTGCAGATAGATTAATGGACCCAGGTAGTCATTCCATACTGATAACATATTGAGCACCGCGATTAAGATCAGTGGAGCTTTCATAATCGGTACGAATATTTTATAGAAGATTTGGAATTCATTTGCCCCATCCATTCTTGCTGCATTTTCAAGATCCTTCGGTATACTCATAAGGAATTGTCTTAACAAAAAGATATAGTATGCCGATCCAAAAAATGATGGGACAATCAATGGCTTTAATGTGTTAATCCAACCAAACATTTTGAATTCCATATATAACGGAATCATTGTGACGTCCCAAGGAATCATCATTGTCGCAAGCATCAAGACGAAAAGAGTGTTTTTAAATTTAAAATCAAATCTAGCAAATCCATAGGCAATTAATGAACAGGATAGTAGCTGACCTATCGTTGTCATCACTGTAACGATGACGGAGTTCTTTAAATAGACGCCGAATGGTTGACTAGCCCAAGCATCAACAAAGTTTTTCCACTGAAGTACTTCTGGAAAAATCTTTGGAGGATAGCTAAACACTTCGGTTTCTGTTTTTAATGCAGAAAGGATTACCCACACAAATGGTAATACGAAGTAAAGTGAAAATAGTCCTAGAAGGCTGTACATGATGATTTTATATCCTTTTGATATTTTCATTTTTTTCTCCTCCCTTTCTTCCCTTCTTTTTTCACTTCATTTTCGTAGAACACCCATGTAGATGATGTCTTAAAGATTAACATTGTTAAGACTAATATCACGATGAACATAAACCATGCGTTTGCACTTGCATATCCCAGTTGATGGTGTTTGAAAGCGTTGTTATACACGTACAAACCATAGAAATAGGTGGACTTTAAGGGGCCACCGCCGGTTAACAGTAAGACCAAGGTCAGCTGCTGCAGTGCTCCGATGACTGATGTAATGACGTTAAACAGAATGGTCGGCGTAATACTAGGAATCGTAATACTGAAAAACTGACGGAACGGACCAGCACCGTCAATCGCTGCCGCCTCATATAATTCAGCTGGGATCCCTTTTATATTGGTATAAAAGATCAGCATCATAACTCCGACGCCCCAAGCACTCGCAATGACAATTGTGAGAAGTGCCCACTTCGGATCTACAAGCCATCTTGGACCTTCAATGCCAAGAAACGATAGTAAGTAATTTAAAATTCCGTACTCTGAGTTGAAAATCCAACCCCAAATAATCGAAATGGCAACACCTGAAACAACCGCAGGTAAGTAGAAAATCGTACGGAAAAACTTCATTCCTTTTAATGGTTGAGTAATGAGAAGTGCTAAAATTAATGCAATAGCTAAGTTTAAGGGTACAAATATTGCAGCAAATTTAAGGGTAATAATAATAGATTTATAAAACTGCGGATCTGCAGTGAACATTGTTTTGTAGTTATCGATCCCCACAAATGTTGGTTCACTTGTAATTGGCCAATTATAAAAGCTCATAATTAATGAGAAAATCAGTGGTCCCAGGGTGAATACCAAAAAACCAATGATCCACGGTAAAATAAATAAATAGGGCACTTTTCTATTTACTAACTGATAGCTTTTCGTTTTCTTCGTTGTTATATTTCGCATAAAATGCCCCCATCATCAGATTAGAAAATAGGGTAAAGCACATAAAAAGTGCTTTACCGCATTAAAGATTAATATTTTTACTCGACAGCACTGTTTAATGCTTCTTTCGGGTTCATTAATGTACTTGGATTTAACATCGATTCAAACGTATATTGCAAATTCTCGGATACTTGACTCCAGTCTTCAACGATGAAAGATGCTGGCGTATAGCCATCACTCTGTTCAAGCATAGAATAGAACACACTTTTCACTTCATCTTGTTCAAGTTGTTCGCTTTCTACGACTGATTTCAAAACAGGTAGTTCGAAACCAATTCGCTCCTTATTCGCATCTTCATTTGTCCAGAATTTGATAAATTCAAATGCTTCATCTTTATGTTTTGAGTTTTTAGAGATTGAGATACCAGAAGAGCTTAAGATACTGACGCTTTTTCCGTTTTTAAATGTCGGTAATTCTACGACTCCGTAGTCAATACCTGCTTCTTTTAACGGAGTTAATCCCCATGCACCATATACAAACATCGCAACTTTACCAGACTTCATTTCTGTTGTGCCAGAACCTTCTGTCGTGATAGCATAGCCGTCTTTCGCCATGTTCTGGAACATTTCAAATACTTCTACTGATTGATCTGAATTCAAGTTACCTTTTAGATTTCCTTCTTTATCAACATAAGATGTGTTATTACCCCACAGGAACATTTCAAAATCATATGGATCCGGTTTCCCTGAGAATGCGAAACCGCTTACATTTGAATCTTTATTTGCTAATTTCTTAGCTGTGTCTTGAAGATCCTCCCATGACCAACCCGATTTTGGATATTCAACACCCGCTTCATCAAATAACGCTTTGTTGTAGTACATAACATGTGTCGTGTAGCCAACTGGTAATCCCAGAATTTCTCCATTTGCTGAATTGTAGTTCCACAGTGTTTCATAGAAATTGTCTTTGTACTCAGTACCTTCTTTTTCTAGATAGGGGTCGAGTGGTTCTAGCGCATCCTTATATTGCGGGTAGTTCCACATATACATAATGTCTGGAGCATCCTTTGCACCCATACCAGCTGTGATTTTTGTATCGTATTCACTTCCATAAGACTCTAAAACAACTTTGATATCGTCTTGTGACTCATTGAATTTGTCAATCATATCTTGCTGAAGGGTAACATCATCGCCAACGTCCCAAGTGGCGAAGCGGAGTTTTACTTTACCATCTTTCGTGGTATCGCTTTTCTCTCCAGCCGATGAACTACAACCCACTAAAAGCAACATAACTGCAATAAGTAAAAAGAAAACAGATTTAAACTTTACAAACTTCATACTATACCCCCCTTTTTTTTTTGAACAATTTCATTATATTCTGTGTTTTACTAAAAGTAAACTGTTTTTTCGTCATTTTTAGTAAAATACGAGATTCTAAAGACAGGTTCCAGTGTCCGATAGTACATAAAGAAACAGTATCCGTATAATGGATACTGTTTCTTTATGTATAATCACTAGCGATACTATCCCCCCGGAAGTCAACCACCCCTTTGAAGTATGGGTTTTTCTACTTCGGCAACAGAAAAAGCGTTACACTCAGTGTTTCAAAATCTCCACTGATATTCAAATTTACTAAAATAGCCAGTCCATCCGTTATTTACCGCAAAAAACCTTTGAAAGGTCAATAAAAAAAGCACGGCAGAGTAGCCCGTGCTTAGAAAAAATACTTAAGCAAAACATTTATATCTTGAACATCAATGATTTTCAGCAAAGTTCTTCTGCATTGCGATAAGGTGTAATGAATCATTTGCCCCAAGAACAATGCTATCAATATCGTGCCAATACCAATAGGGCCGCCAAATAGAATTTCAGATACTCCAAAATTATATGAAACAAAATGCCGGAATTGTACAGGGTCTGGTGGGGCTTCTGCCATAATACCGCCAACGCAATTGTTTGGCTGATGGGGAAAGATCGTAGCGCTATTAGTGGAATCGCCGTACTTGATTTACCAAGGCGCAAAAGAAAAAGCACATTACTTCAGCTATTTCACTGGATTAGAGTGAAAATGAGTCGCTGGAATAATGTGCTTGATTACAGTAGTTTGATGCCTGATTTTTTCTCCATGGTATTGGCTAAACCGTGCCTGGTATTGACACAATTTACGCCCTTCGAATCGTGATAGTGCCTGCGCACCACTCACTTCAACTTCTCCTGCAATAGCTCTTTAATATAAAAGCACAGGCACTCCAACAAACATGTCTGTTCAAACTTTCACTATTGCATGAATGCCCGTCACCTCAATAAGCAAAACCATCTTTACCGAACTGGCATCTTTTCCTGCTTAACTTGGCGTGCAATTTTCTCTGTTAAGCGTGTTGTCACTTTCGGCAACACCATTTTAATAACAGGTGTCAACACAGCGCCTGTTAAGCCACCTGCATTTACTTCAATTGTCCCTGTCATCGTTGTTTCCCCTGCCGTCTCTTCAGCAGTAAACTTGCCACTACCTGTAAAGTTTTCCGTTAACCCTTTTAACTCGAACCGAATCAACGATGGCTCATGAAATTCAGTGATGTTTAACTCCATTTTCACAGCCTTTTTAAATCCTTTAATATTCCCTTCGAATGTCCAAACTGACTTTTGTTCATCAATTTGTTCATGCTCCTTATAGGCAGGAACCATTATTGCCCAGTTCTCAATTTGACTAACGTATTCCCATACGTTCTCTACAGGTGCTGAAATGATTACAGAATGCGATGCAATTGCCATACGTTTCACTACTTCCTTCTTTATGTATTTATAATGTGAATCTACCACTAACATATAATATTTTACCAGTACAGATTCACATTTAACACCTTTTAGAAAGAAATTAAATAAGTTGAAAAATGAGTACCAGTTTCTATATTAATTCAGAATTCAAAAAGAATATGGCACCATTCACTTTTGAAAAGATATTGAAAAAGTGAAAGCTATTATCAAATCTTCACCACTAACCCCTTAAATTGTTGCATTAAGTAATCATCTTTAGTGATACATGTTCAAAACCGTTAATTCTTCTACCATTAAAACTACCCGTTACTCTATCGGCTATATATTTTGTGAGATAAATTATTCAACGGAAAGATCGTCAATCGCTTGAACAGCTAGTTCCAATGACTTAATTCTCCTTTCTAAAAGCGTTCTTTGAGGACTACCTGCCTTTGACTTAACATAACTGTTCTCAATTGATGGGAATAAACTAATAAGAACATTGCGGGCTTCTGCTAAATCTTCCTGGGTGTATTGATGGGGTCTTTGATTCCAAACGTTTTCCAGCATGACTAAGCCGATGTAAAGAGCTTTGAGTCGTTTGCTTATTAGGGTAGTATTTGCGTCTTTCTGAGTCATCGTAGCCAAGGCCTTTTCAGATTTACTAATTGTCGATTGAAAGGATTTTAGTGATTCCAATTTATCTACATTTGATACGTTTTCCATGTTAATACCGTCCTCTCTTCGTCTCTGAATTAGTTTGATTGATACTTGATAAAATCGTTAAGAATCTGATTTCACTCGCTCGCTTGGGTCATTAAGATGTGAAAAGGCCGTTAGATGTATATACTTATGTTACAAAAAAGCAAAGGTTAGTACAATTAAAAATTTGATAATTATTTATCCGTTCATTGAAACTCAATGAACTTTAACTATGGAGATGACGGGAGTCGAACCAAACGTCCCTAGAAAGGCTATAATACAGCTGAACTAAAGTTATCCCTTAAAATGAAGTGTCTTAAATTTCTTTTCTCAATCGTATGTGTTGTTCCATATACTTTTGACGTTGCAAATGTATTTTCTCTTTTTTCTACAATCGCTTCGTCTAATGTACCGTCATGGCTTGTCTTTTCCTTATCTATTTGAGAAAGTCCCATCTTACGTGTATTAATAAGCCATACCGGCCTTTTCGTCCATGTTCATCAATGTAACCAGATTCTCCGCAAGTTCTTCTAGACTCAAAGACCAATCTTTATATGGCTCTAACTCCCCACTGTTGTTTGAATGTTTAAATTATAATCCAGTAATTTCAATGATGTTCTTAACTCTAGTTTCTAAAATGGGTTGTTTATGATTAATCACCATTTAAGTTCCGTTTAAATTGGATTTTCTCTATTATAACAATGGGATGAATATATCTCTTTACAAGAAGTTCTAGTATTTAACCTGTTTCGCTTCAGGACAACACTATTGACTTAAAAAAAACAGCCTGTTACAGTTATACACATCAGTATATAACCATATAACCTTATAAGGAGGATATAAATGAAAAAGCAAGGTGGTGAATCAAAATGAGTAAGTCATTTGATGCGAACAAACCTATATTTATGCAAGTACGCGAACAGATTGAAGATCAAATTGTAAACAACCAATTGAAAGAAGGAGAGCAAGCCCCTTCTACAACCCAATTGGTTCATTTTTATAAAATTAATCATGCCACTGTATCAAAAGGTGTAAATCAACTGGTTGATGATGGAATCCTTTATAAAAAAAGAGGTATTGGGATGTTTGTCGCAGATGGTGCAAAGCAAAAACTCATTCAAAAGAGAAAAGAAGCTTTTGTTGATGATTATATTGTGCGTTTAGTTCAAGAAGCGAATAAATTGGAAATATCAGAACGTGAAATAGTCGACTTAATTAGAAAAGAGAAAGGAAGTGATCGTTATGACGTTTGATATAGAAATAACAAAAGTTGGTTTAAAATACAAGGGCTTTGAAGCACTTAAAGATATCTCATGTACATTTGAGCACGGTAAAATTTATGGACTTCTTGGTAGAAATGGTGCGGGGAAAACTTCTCTATTATCACTATTAGCAGCTTTTCGTAAGCAAACAGAAGGTTCGATAAAAATTGCTGGTAAAGTTCCATTTGAAAATGCAGAAATTATGCAAAACGTTTCATTCCACTATGAAGCAGATTATAAGGACGAAACAGAAAAAGTTAAAGATATGCTTGAAAATGTCAAAAGATATCGTCCTAATTTTGATGAAAAATACGCAGAGAATCTCATCAAACAGTTTAAGCTTCCATTAAACAAGCCATTCAATCAGCTTTCCCGAGGGATGCAATCTGCACTCAATGTAACAATAGGGTTAGCAAGTCGCTCAAGTATAACCATTTTTGATGAAGTTTATCTTGGCATGGATGCCCCAACAAGACAAATTTTTTATAAAGAATTATTAGAGAATCAAGCACGCAATCCTCGTACTTTTATTTTATCAACACATCTTGTTTCGGAAATGGATTATTTATTTGATGAAGTAATCATCATTGATAAAGGTGAATTTGTGTTACAGGAAGAATACGAAACCCTTGTTTCTAAAGGTGCTTCAATTACGGGGTCTGCAGAGGAAGTAGATGATTTTGTAAGTGATATGAAGAAATTAAACGAACAACGGTTAGGA
This region of Sporosarcina sp. ANT_H38 genomic DNA includes:
- a CDS encoding carbohydrate ABC transporter permease, whose amino-acid sequence is MKISKGYKIIMYSLLGLFSLYFVLPFVWVILSALKTETEVFSYPPKIFPEVLQWKNFVDAWASQPFGVYLKNSVIVTVMTTIGQLLSCSLIAYGFARFDFKFKNTLFVLMLATMMIPWDVTMIPLYMEFKMFGWINTLKPLIVPSFFGSAYYIFLLRQFLMSIPKDLENAARMDGANEFQIFYKIFVPIMKAPLILIAVLNMLSVWNDYLGPLIYLQDQSKYTLALGLAAFKGVHDLQILPIMSITLVMIVPPVVIFLFAQKYIVEGISGSVK
- a CDS encoding carbohydrate ABC transporter permease, coding for MRNITTKKTKSYQLVNRKVPYLFILPWIIGFLVFTLGPLIFSLIMSFYNWPITSEPTFVGIDNYKTMFTADPQFYKSIIITLKFAAIFVPLNLAIALILALLITQPLKGMKFFRTIFYLPAVVSGVAISIIWGWIFNSEYGILNYLLSFLGIEGPRWLVDPKWALLTIVIASAWGVGVMMLIFYTNIKGIPAELYEAAAIDGAGPFRQFFSITIPSITPTILFNVITSVIGALQQLTLVLLLTGGGPLKSTYFYGLYVYNNAFKHHQLGYASANAWFMFIVILVLTMLIFKTSSTWVFYENEVKKEGKKGRRKK
- a CDS encoding sugar ABC transporter substrate-binding protein, producing the protein MKFVKFKSVFFLLIAVMLLLVGCSSSAGEKSDTTKDGKVKLRFATWDVGDDVTLQQDMIDKFNESQDDIKVVLESYGSEYDTKITAGMGAKDAPDIMYMWNYPQYKDALEPLDPYLEKEGTEYKDNFYETLWNYNSANGEILGLPVGYTTHVMYYNKALFDEAGVEYPKSGWSWEDLQDTAKKLANKDSNVSGFAFSGKPDPYDFEMFLWGNNTSYVDKEGNLKGNLNSDQSVEVFEMFQNMAKDGYAITTEGSGTTEMKSGKVAMFVYGAWGLTPLKEAGIDYGVVELPTFKNGKSVSILSSSGISISKNSKHKDEAFEFIKFWTNEDANKERIGFELPVLKSVVESEQLEQDEVKSVFYSMLEQSDGYTPASFIVEDWSQVSENLQYTFESMLNPSTLMNPKEALNSAVE
- a CDS encoding CoxG family protein; this translates as MAIASHSVIISAPVENVWEYVSQIENWAIMVPAYKEHEQIDEQKSVWTFEGNIKGFKKAVKMELNITEFHEPSLIRFELKGLTENFTGSGKFTAEETAGETTMTGTIEVNAGGLTGAVLTPVIKMVLPKVTTRLTEKIARQVKQEKMPVR
- a CDS encoding GntR family transcriptional regulator, translated to MSKSFDANKPIFMQVREQIEDQIVNNQLKEGEQAPSTTQLVHFYKINHATVSKGVNQLVDDGILYKKRGIGMFVADGAKQKLIQKRKEAFVDDYIVRLVQEANKLEISEREIVDLIRKEKGSDRYDV
- a CDS encoding ATP-binding cassette domain-containing protein, yielding MTFDIEITKVGLKYKGFEALKDISCTFEHGKIYGLLGRNGAGKTSLLSLLAAFRKQTEGSIKIAGKVPFENAEIMQNVSFHYEADYKDETEKVKDMLENVKRYRPNFDEKYAENLIKQFKLPLNKPFNQLSRGMQSALNVTIGLASRSSITIFDEVYLGMDAPTRQIFYKELLENQARNPRTFILSTHLVSEMDYLFDEVIIIDKGEFVLQEEYETLVSKGASITGSAEEVDDFVSDMKKLNEQRLGNTKSVMVYGHFNEEKRHEAQRRGLEIGPISLQDLFIHLTSEEV